A stretch of Enterobacter cloacae complex sp. ECNIH7 DNA encodes these proteins:
- the proB gene encoding glutamate 5-kinase, producing MSDSQTLVVKLGTSVLTGGSRRLNRAHIVELVRQCAQLHAAGHRIVIVTSGAIAAGREHLGYPELPATIASKQLLAAVGQSRLIQLWEQLFSIYGIHVGQMLLTRADMEDRERFLNARDTLRALLDNNIVPVINENDAVATAEIKVGDNDNLSALAAILAGADKLLLLTDQQGLFTADPRSNPEAELITDVQGIDDALRAIAGDSVSGLGTGGMGTKLQAADVACRAGIDTIIAAGSRPGVIGDVMEGISVGTRFHAQESPLENRKRWIFGAPPAGELVVDEGATAAILERGSSLLPKGIKSVTGNFSRGEVIRIRNLEGRDIAHGVSRYNSDALRRIAGHHSQQIDAILGYEYGPVAVHRDDMIIR from the coding sequence ATGAGTGACAGCCAGACGCTGGTGGTAAAACTCGGTACCAGTGTTTTAACAGGCGGATCGCGCCGCCTAAATCGCGCCCACATTGTTGAGCTTGTACGTCAGTGCGCTCAGCTACATGCCGCAGGGCATCGTATTGTGATTGTGACCTCCGGGGCGATTGCCGCCGGGCGTGAACACCTGGGTTACCCCGAGCTCCCCGCGACGATCGCCTCCAAACAGCTGCTGGCCGCCGTGGGGCAAAGCCGACTCATTCAACTCTGGGAACAGCTGTTCTCCATCTATGGCATTCACGTCGGGCAGATGCTGCTGACGCGTGCGGATATGGAAGACAGAGAGCGCTTCCTGAACGCCCGCGATACCCTGCGCGCGCTGCTGGACAACAATATTGTTCCGGTCATTAACGAGAACGATGCCGTTGCTACCGCTGAAATCAAAGTGGGTGATAACGATAACCTCTCGGCGCTGGCCGCGATTCTGGCCGGTGCCGATAAATTACTGCTTCTGACCGATCAGCAGGGGCTGTTCACCGCCGACCCGCGCTCGAATCCGGAAGCCGAGCTGATTACCGACGTTCAAGGCATCGACGATGCACTGCGCGCCATCGCCGGTGACAGCGTTTCAGGCCTCGGAACGGGCGGTATGGGGACCAAGCTGCAGGCCGCTGACGTAGCGTGCCGCGCCGGTATCGACACCATCATTGCAGCGGGCAGCCGCCCCGGCGTGATTGGCGACGTAATGGAAGGTATCTCCGTCGGCACCCGCTTCCACGCCCAGGAATCCCCGCTGGAAAACCGCAAGCGCTGGATATTTGGCGCGCCTCCTGCTGGCGAACTCGTCGTCGATGAAGGGGCAACCGCCGCGATTCTGGAACGAGGAAGTTCATTACTTCCTAAAGGAATTAAAAGCGTGACAGGCAACTTCTCCCGTGGTGAAGTGATCCGTATCCGTAACCTCGAAGGCCGCGACATCGCCCACGGCGTAAGCCGCTACAACAGCGACGCGCTGCGCCGCATCGCGGGTCACCACTCGCAGCAGATCGACGCCATTCTGGGCTATGAATATGGCCCGGTTGCCGTGCATCGCGATGACATGATTATTCGTTAA